Proteins co-encoded in one Arthrobacter globiformis genomic window:
- the mraZ gene encoding division/cell wall cluster transcriptional repressor MraZ codes for MFLGTHSPRLDEKGRIILPAKFREELAGGLVLTRGQERCIYVFSEQEFARVHEQIREAPISNKQARDYIRVFLSGASDEVPDKQGRVTIPPALREYAGLGRELAVIGAGTRAEIWDAQAWNTYLAEKETSFSETDNPIAGIL; via the coding sequence GTGTTCCTTGGGACACACTCACCGCGTCTTGACGAAAAGGGCAGGATCATTCTTCCCGCCAAGTTCCGTGAGGAGCTTGCCGGCGGACTTGTTCTCACGCGAGGCCAGGAGCGCTGCATCTACGTCTTCAGCGAGCAGGAATTCGCGAGGGTACACGAGCAGATCCGGGAGGCTCCGATCTCCAACAAGCAGGCTCGTGACTACATCCGGGTTTTTCTCTCTGGAGCCTCGGACGAGGTACCTGACAAGCAGGGGCGCGTGACCATACCTCCCGCGCTCCGGGAGTACGCAGGGCTCGGAAGGGAGCTGGCAGTTATTGGGGCCGGCACCCGGGCTGAGATCTGGGACGCCCAAGCTTGGAATACGTATCTGGCGGAGAAGGAAACCTCCTTCTCTGAAACCGACAACCCCATCGCCGGCATCCTTTAG
- the rsmH gene encoding 16S rRNA (cytosine(1402)-N(4))-methyltransferase RsmH produces the protein MTEPDQPKPTSERHVPVLKDRCINLLAPGFEAARLRGETPVAIDATLGMGGHSEAMLQRFPDLHLVGIDRDEEALALAGERLKSFAARTDLVHAVYDEIAEVLEDLGIPEVHGILMDLGVSSLQLDERERGFAYSFDAPLDMRMDTSRGQTAADVVNTYSEEELVRIIRKWGEEKFAGRIANRIVNARAAKPFTTTGELVEQIRAVVPAAAAKSGGHPAKRTFQALRIEVNEELEVLERAVPAAVDAIALGGRIVVMSYHSLEDKIVKGVFQARSKSSAPLGFPVELEEHKAELKTLTKGTEVPTAVEIAENSRAASARLRAVERIRARRAT, from the coding sequence GTGACAGAACCTGACCAGCCGAAGCCTACGTCCGAACGCCATGTGCCGGTCCTCAAGGACCGGTGCATCAATCTTTTGGCGCCCGGATTCGAGGCGGCACGACTGCGCGGTGAGACGCCGGTGGCCATCGACGCCACGCTCGGCATGGGCGGGCACTCCGAAGCCATGCTCCAGCGCTTTCCGGACCTGCACCTCGTGGGCATCGACCGTGACGAGGAAGCCCTGGCGCTGGCAGGTGAGCGGCTCAAGTCCTTCGCGGCCCGCACGGACCTGGTCCACGCTGTGTACGACGAAATCGCCGAGGTGCTGGAGGACCTTGGCATTCCCGAGGTGCACGGCATCCTGATGGACCTCGGGGTCTCGTCCCTGCAGCTCGACGAGCGCGAACGCGGTTTCGCCTATTCCTTTGACGCACCCCTGGACATGCGCATGGACACCAGCCGCGGCCAGACGGCGGCGGACGTCGTTAACACTTACAGCGAAGAGGAACTGGTCAGGATCATCCGCAAGTGGGGTGAGGAAAAGTTCGCGGGGCGCATCGCCAACAGGATCGTAAACGCCCGGGCAGCGAAGCCGTTCACCACCACAGGGGAACTCGTCGAACAGATCCGGGCGGTGGTTCCGGCTGCCGCCGCCAAGTCCGGCGGACACCCGGCCAAACGCACCTTCCAGGCGCTGCGCATCGAAGTCAACGAGGAACTCGAAGTCCTTGAGCGGGCGGTTCCGGCAGCGGTGGATGCCATCGCGCTTGGCGGCCGGATCGTCGTGATGTCCTACCACTCCCTGGAAGACAAGATCGTCAAGGGCGTCTTCCAGGCCCGCTCTAAATCATCAGCTCCGCTCGGGTTCCCGGTGGAGCTTGAAGAACACAAGGCCGAACTCAAAACCCTGACCAAAGGCACCGAAGTGCCCACCGCCGTCGAGATCGCAGAGAATTCGCGTGCAGCATCAGCCCGGCTGCGCGCAGTGGAACGCATCAGAGCCAGGAGAGCAACATGA
- a CDS encoding DUF3040 domain-containing protein — MPLSEHEQKLLEQLERQLHEDDPKFANSMGSDPGRSWSTRHIVIGVLATLAGVLLLLVGVSLQNIFVGVLGFVVMGAGVYFATMRSVAAGKAKAGGHGRKSKSKSSFMNSLEERWDERRRGES; from the coding sequence ATGCCGCTCTCGGAGCACGAACAGAAGCTGCTCGAGCAACTCGAGAGGCAACTGCATGAGGACGATCCAAAGTTCGCCAATTCCATGGGCTCGGATCCCGGCCGCAGCTGGTCCACCCGGCACATCGTGATTGGCGTACTGGCCACGCTGGCCGGGGTGCTGCTCCTCCTGGTGGGGGTCTCCCTCCAGAACATATTTGTCGGGGTCCTCGGGTTCGTCGTCATGGGTGCCGGAGTTTACTTTGCCACGATGCGCAGCGTTGCGGCAGGCAAAGCAAAGGCCGGCGGGCATGGCCGAAAGTCGAAGAGCAAGAGCTCCTTTATGAACAGCCTCGAAGAGCGATGGGATGAAAGGCGCCGCGGGGAGTCCTGA
- a CDS encoding peptidoglycan D,D-transpeptidase FtsI family protein: MSVAQGKSKASKKKAANATKRLRLGLSIMLALLVVVGGKLFLVQGLDVGGMAEAALDNRLRPTVLPAERGSILDANGTVLANSVIRYNITVDQSVNTKTESFKRLEKVNGKDELVTVSRDQGIAELAAVLGMDTEDVRKSVTGTRTYYIVAKDLRPDVENRVSELQIPGIFSEGTSKRVYPNGSVAGGIVGFLENGTTGQAGLEQTQDAILRGTPGKRVFEIGADGLRIPVGIDELTPAQDGKDVKLTLNSDLQYFAQQAIQTQADKLSAEWGVIIVSDVKTGNIIAMADTNTPDPNDPGKVAAKDRGVRSVTAAYEPGSVEKMITAAAVIEEGKAKPLDTFVIPPSLVVDGQQFDDSFSHGTEKRTLAGILGWSMNTGTVMAGQRLTKDQRHDWLQKFGIGEAPEIGLPAEAKGILTPADQWDGRQQYTVLFGQGVSQSTLQTVRAYQSIANDGVMLQPRLIDSYISPDGTEEKVAAKPSRRVVSEGTAKQVRDILESAVTEGQIKEAAIDGYRVGAKTGTSQSPCDDGTAGFCGYTASMVGMAPMDDPRFIVEVVLQRPKGSIYGITNGPVFRSVMSQALRTYNVPPSKGTPARLPQFAK; this comes from the coding sequence ATGAGCGTGGCGCAAGGCAAGAGCAAGGCAAGCAAGAAGAAGGCTGCTAACGCCACGAAGAGGCTCCGCCTTGGACTCAGCATTATGCTTGCGCTGCTGGTGGTTGTCGGCGGGAAGCTGTTCCTGGTGCAGGGGCTGGACGTCGGCGGCATGGCTGAAGCTGCGCTTGACAACCGGCTGCGCCCCACCGTGCTGCCGGCCGAACGCGGCAGCATCCTGGACGCGAATGGAACGGTGCTGGCCAACAGCGTTATCCGCTACAACATCACTGTTGACCAGTCTGTAAATACCAAGACCGAATCCTTCAAGCGGCTTGAAAAGGTGAACGGCAAGGACGAGCTGGTCACCGTGTCACGTGACCAGGGGATCGCCGAGCTCGCTGCCGTCCTGGGCATGGACACCGAGGACGTGCGCAAATCCGTCACCGGCACCAGGACGTACTACATCGTGGCCAAGGACCTCCGGCCTGACGTCGAAAACCGGGTGTCGGAACTGCAGATCCCGGGTATCTTCTCCGAAGGCACCAGCAAGCGCGTCTACCCGAACGGCTCGGTGGCCGGCGGCATTGTGGGCTTCCTGGAGAACGGAACCACCGGCCAGGCCGGCCTCGAACAGACCCAGGACGCGATACTGCGTGGCACTCCGGGCAAGCGGGTGTTCGAAATCGGCGCTGACGGCCTCCGCATTCCCGTGGGCATCGACGAACTGACGCCCGCGCAGGACGGCAAGGACGTCAAGCTCACCCTGAACTCCGACCTCCAGTACTTCGCCCAGCAGGCCATCCAGACCCAGGCGGACAAGCTCAGCGCCGAGTGGGGGGTCATCATCGTCTCGGACGTGAAGACCGGCAACATCATCGCCATGGCCGACACCAACACGCCTGACCCCAACGACCCCGGCAAGGTGGCGGCCAAGGACCGGGGCGTCCGTTCCGTCACCGCGGCGTACGAGCCCGGATCGGTGGAAAAGATGATCACCGCCGCCGCGGTCATCGAAGAAGGCAAGGCCAAACCGCTGGACACCTTCGTTATCCCGCCGTCCCTGGTGGTGGACGGCCAGCAGTTTGACGACTCGTTTTCCCACGGGACCGAGAAGCGGACCCTGGCGGGCATCCTGGGCTGGTCCATGAACACGGGCACCGTGATGGCGGGCCAGCGCCTCACCAAGGATCAGCGCCATGACTGGCTGCAGAAATTCGGCATCGGCGAGGCGCCGGAGATCGGGTTGCCGGCGGAGGCAAAGGGCATCCTGACACCGGCCGACCAGTGGGACGGCCGCCAGCAGTACACGGTGCTGTTCGGGCAGGGTGTCTCGCAGTCGACACTCCAGACGGTCCGCGCCTACCAGTCCATCGCCAACGACGGGGTGATGCTGCAGCCGCGGCTTATCGACAGCTACATCAGCCCGGACGGAACCGAGGAAAAGGTCGCGGCCAAGCCGTCCCGCAGGGTGGTCTCGGAGGGGACGGCGAAGCAGGTGAGGGACATCCTCGAAAGTGCCGTTACGGAGGGCCAGATCAAGGAGGCCGCAATCGACGGCTACCGGGTGGGCGCCAAGACCGGTACCTCACAATCGCCCTGCGACGACGGGACCGCAGGCTTCTGCGGGTACACCGCCTCGATGGTGGGGATGGCGCCGATGGACGATCCGCGGTTTATTGTGGAGGTGGTCCTGCAGCGTCCCAAGGGGTCCATTTACGGGATTACCAACGGGCCCGTGTTCCGCTCGGTCATGAGCCAGGCGCTGCGGACGTACAACGTTCCGCCGTCCAAGGGCACGCCCGCCAGGCTGCCGCAGTTCGCCAAGTGA
- the dinB gene encoding DNA polymerase IV — MHVDMDAFFVSVELRARPDLRGQPVIVGFPAERSVVLSASYEARKFGVKSAMPMAVAHRLCPQATIIEPRHKLYYEVSGQLMAIFESITELVEPLSVDEAFLDVGGAIRRLGPPLEIGQLIRRRVAGELGITASVGIAASKFVAKIASTRCKPDGLLLIRPEQTVPYLHSLPVNALWGVGGKTAEVLARMGIRTVADVAATPVSSLKKVLGATGEHVHRLSWGIDSRTVTPVRVEKSIGAEETFAADTADDALLHRELLRLSHRTAERLRASGLVARTVALKLRYADFSTVTRSRTVHTPLDSAQLIYAVAIQLLESLGSRPLTVRLVGVRAEQLEAAAQTSLQLSLDRRDDNWRAAEQALDKVTGKFGSKSVLPARLLEPGSGNS; from the coding sequence ATGCACGTCGATATGGATGCGTTTTTTGTCTCGGTTGAACTGCGCGCCCGCCCTGACCTGCGCGGCCAGCCGGTCATCGTGGGCTTTCCGGCGGAGCGCTCCGTTGTGCTGTCTGCGTCGTACGAGGCACGCAAGTTCGGCGTGAAATCGGCGATGCCCATGGCTGTGGCGCACCGGCTGTGTCCGCAGGCCACCATCATCGAGCCCAGGCACAAGCTGTACTACGAGGTATCCGGCCAGTTGATGGCCATATTTGAGTCCATCACGGAGCTCGTTGAACCGCTCAGTGTTGACGAGGCATTCCTGGACGTCGGAGGCGCGATCCGCAGGCTCGGTCCGCCGTTGGAAATCGGGCAGTTGATCCGGCGGAGGGTTGCCGGCGAGCTGGGCATCACGGCGTCCGTGGGGATCGCCGCCAGCAAGTTCGTGGCAAAGATCGCCTCCACCCGGTGCAAGCCGGACGGCCTGCTGCTCATACGGCCGGAGCAGACCGTACCGTATCTTCACAGCCTTCCCGTCAATGCCCTGTGGGGTGTCGGGGGAAAGACGGCGGAGGTGCTGGCCCGCATGGGCATCCGTACCGTGGCGGACGTCGCCGCGACGCCGGTCTCCTCGCTCAAGAAGGTGCTGGGCGCCACCGGTGAGCACGTCCACCGGCTCTCCTGGGGCATCGACAGCCGGACGGTCACGCCGGTGCGGGTTGAGAAAAGCATCGGAGCGGAGGAAACGTTCGCCGCGGACACGGCGGACGATGCCCTGCTGCACAGGGAGCTGCTGCGGCTGTCCCACCGCACTGCGGAGCGGCTCCGCGCTTCCGGGCTGGTGGCCCGGACGGTGGCGCTCAAGCTGCGGTACGCCGATTTCTCCACCGTGACCCGAAGCCGCACCGTCCACACGCCGCTGGACAGCGCGCAGCTCATCTATGCCGTGGCCATCCAGTTGCTGGAGTCACTGGGCAGCCGGCCCCTGACGGTCCGGCTGGTGGGCGTCCGTGCGGAGCAGCTGGAAGCGGCCGCCCAGACATCCCTACAGCTGAGCCTGGACAGGCGCGATGACAACTGGCGGGCCGCCGAACAGGCGCTGGACAAGGTGACAGGGAAATTCGGCAGCAAGTCCGTGCTTCCGGCCCGGCTGCTTGAGCCGGGAAGCGGCAACTCCTGA